A genome region from Mercenaria mercenaria strain notata chromosome 11, MADL_Memer_1, whole genome shotgun sequence includes the following:
- the LOC123530715 gene encoding slit homolog 1 protein-like, protein MSVRHIVFFCVIYTFSSLNCYASDVKEDFVSDRDCPFLCTCAEYDVNCTNTNVFPDSIPEETKRFFLINSTIDFVPINAFLDLPKLKEIHFIDSKATKLRACSFAELENMSVISFERTKIEQIEGNAFSNLVNISNIIFSGATIGELFSFSFHNVKYVKRLEFFQATISTVHPLALLTFENIGEIGIMDSTVQRFLKNGFSGFRNVELIYMTNSEITEWQCGSLDTVLKSGIDFDVSLSRFACDCKLAWLWTKHLNSTILENRSNKCTGTDTALPSINVDQICPSEKSRDQGCPPLLPSTPHTCSRNFDSPMNPVEKVTYPNFFSRITTSSTSSVTTVNFKICFIMLLITCYHCLI, encoded by the coding sequence ATGTCTGTCAGGCATATTGTATTTTTCTGCGTGATCTACACTTTTTCATCCTTGAATTGTTACGCAAGTGATGTGAAGGAAGACTTCGTCAGTGATCGGGACTGTCCGTTTCTTTGCACATGCGCTGAGTATGACGTTAATTGTACGAACACAAATGTTTTCCCGGACAGTATACCGGAAGAAACGAAAAGGTTTTTCCTCATTAATTCTACGATCGATTTTGTTCCAATAAATGCATTTCTTGATTTACCGAAACTGAAAGAGATACATTTTATAGACAGCAAAGCTACAAAATTACGGGCATGTTCATTCGCTGAACTGGAAAATATGTCCGTGATTTCGTTTGAAAGGACTAAAATAGAACAGATAGAAGGAAATGCGTTTTCAAATCttgtaaacatttcaaatatcatattttctGGCGCAACAATCGGGGAATTGTTCTCGTTCTCTTTCCACAACGTAAAATATGTGAAGAGACTCGAATTCTTCCAGGCGACTATTTCAACAGTTCATCCACTGGCCTTGTTGACTTTCGAAAACATCGGTGAAATAGGTATAATGGATTCTACCGTGCAGAGATTTCTTAAAAACGGCTTCTCAGGATTCAGGAATGTTGAACTCATATACATGACTAATTCAGAGATCACAGAATGGCAATGCGGATCATTAGACACAGTCTTGAAATCTGGAATCGATTTCGACGTATCGCTATCAAGGTTTGCTTGTGATTGCAAACTTGCATGGCTTTGGACGAAACATCTGAATTCTACTATACTTGAAAATCGGTCAAATAAGTGCACAGGAACTGATACAGCATTGCCGAGCATTAACGTCGATCAAATATGCCCTTCAGAAAAATCACGTGACCAAGGATGCCCGCCATTGCTGCCCTCCACGCCTCACACCTGTTCCCGAAATTTCGATTCGCCAATGAATCCTGTTGAAAAAGTCACGTACCCGAACTTCTTTTCAAGAATAACCACTTCATCTACTTCGTCAGTCACAACTGTGAATTTCAAGATTTGTTTCATCATGCTGTTGATAACATGCTACCATTGTTTGATTTAG